The Shewanella zhangzhouensis genome has a window encoding:
- a CDS encoding TSUP family transporter, whose product MELLQDPASLILLALVGLIAGFIDAVVGGGGLLSIPALLSFGLPPHQALGTNKLSACFGSATAAWTYYRQQLLTPAFWRHSATATLIGALLGTIAVYLTDAEILQKLLPLIIMAIALYTLLKPSAIEHPKAQEPQTPASSKRQWLQGLPLGFYDGYAGPGIGAFWTLSSSRLYRLPVLQNCALARAMTLISNITALTVFLIFGQVEVAVGLFLGASMMAGAYLGARSAIHFGLPFIRPVFILIVFAASTQLAWRAWF is encoded by the coding sequence GTGGAATTACTGCAAGACCCCGCCAGCCTGATACTGTTGGCGTTGGTCGGCCTGATTGCCGGCTTTATTGACGCAGTTGTGGGCGGTGGCGGCCTCTTATCGATTCCGGCGCTGCTGTCATTCGGGCTCCCTCCCCATCAGGCGCTGGGTACCAATAAATTGTCGGCCTGTTTTGGCTCGGCTACCGCCGCTTGGACCTACTACAGACAGCAACTGCTAACCCCTGCCTTTTGGCGCCACAGTGCCACGGCTACCCTGATTGGCGCCCTGCTGGGGACAATTGCCGTTTACCTTACCGACGCCGAGATTTTGCAAAAGCTACTGCCGCTCATCATCATGGCTATTGCCCTCTACACCCTGTTGAAACCCAGTGCCATAGAGCACCCCAAAGCACAGGAGCCACAGACACCGGCCAGTAGCAAACGTCAGTGGCTTCAGGGCCTGCCACTGGGATTTTACGATGGCTATGCAGGCCCAGGGATTGGTGCCTTCTGGACCTTGAGTTCCAGCCGCCTTTACCGTCTGCCGGTATTGCAAAACTGCGCCCTGGCAAGGGCCATGACCCTGATAAGCAATATCACCGCCCTGACGGTATTTCTGATCTTTGGCCAGGTTGAGGTTGCGGTGGGTCTCTTTCTGGGCGCATCCATGATGGCAGGGGCTTACCTCGGTGCCCGCAGCGCCATTCATTTTGGGCTTCCCTTTATTCGGCCAGTGTTTATTCTGATTGTGTTTGCCGCATCCACCCAACTCGCCTGGAGAGCCTGGTTTTGA
- the dinG gene encoding ATP-dependent DNA helicase DinG codes for MLPDKVKTQIRAIYKDIAAALPNFRSRREQNYMVAEISKTLAGEYDKHRRIIVVEAGTGIGKSLSYILGTIPLALAQKKKVCIATATVALQEQLLHKDLPFFLAQSGLNFRFGLVKGRQRYVCLAKLEMLIGDNNGTQMAMWQTKPDTAQVEMLQKLHSDFHKGLWNGEIDTLETPIPDHLWQQIACDKHSCHRQNASHRQCPFHKAREDVDTWDVLIANHSLLFADLELGGGVILPDPEEMFYVIDEAHHLPVVARDFSSAQATLRGAADWLEKIGKTAAKLQNQIKSNNIIAPAQAMQDHVADIAGMLNQVAHYCDGEKARFDNPENRLRFTHGALPEVLKRHAENLATATSGALKQFSKMQLLLGEAIKDGDIPRHQADTLQTETGFMLQRLENLHKLWKMMAKEDSKKGAPTARWIELLPATKQVDYLLCASPIEVGFMLESMLWEKAAGVVLCSATLRALNQFDYFAHQVGLSLHDGSRYLALQSPFDFENNATLYLPKMRTEPTDDNYTDELAEHILKLTEHEMASLVLFASYWQMEKVADILGPKLKIPLLIQGNSPRQLLLDSHKKRCDEGKPSLLFGTGSFSEGLDLPGEYLTNLIVTKLPFAVPTSPVEQAHAEYIKEKGGNPFLQLTIPDASRKLIQSCGRLLRKEQDYGRITILDRRLVSKRYGKSLLDALPPYRRVIE; via the coding sequence ATGCTGCCAGACAAAGTCAAAACCCAAATCCGCGCAATCTACAAGGATATTGCCGCTGCGTTGCCAAACTTCCGGTCCCGCCGCGAGCAAAACTACATGGTGGCGGAGATCTCAAAGACTCTGGCAGGGGAATATGACAAGCACAGACGCATCATAGTCGTTGAGGCTGGCACAGGGATTGGTAAGTCACTGTCTTACATTCTGGGCACCATTCCGCTGGCGTTGGCTCAGAAAAAGAAAGTCTGTATCGCCACTGCAACCGTAGCACTGCAGGAGCAGCTGCTGCACAAGGATTTACCATTCTTTTTGGCGCAGTCAGGGCTGAACTTTCGGTTTGGGCTTGTCAAAGGCAGGCAAAGATATGTGTGCCTTGCCAAGCTGGAGATGCTCATCGGCGACAACAATGGTACTCAAATGGCCATGTGGCAGACCAAGCCCGATACGGCGCAGGTTGAAATGCTGCAAAAGCTGCACAGCGATTTTCATAAGGGCCTCTGGAACGGCGAAATAGATACCCTGGAGACGCCCATTCCCGATCACCTTTGGCAGCAAATTGCCTGCGATAAGCACTCCTGTCACCGGCAAAATGCCAGCCACCGCCAATGCCCGTTTCACAAGGCGCGGGAAGATGTGGATACCTGGGATGTACTGATTGCCAACCACAGTTTACTGTTCGCCGATCTCGAGCTCGGCGGCGGGGTAATACTGCCCGATCCCGAAGAGATGTTTTACGTGATTGACGAGGCCCATCACCTGCCAGTGGTGGCAAGGGACTTTTCCAGCGCGCAGGCCACACTGAGGGGCGCAGCCGACTGGCTCGAGAAAATTGGCAAAACCGCCGCCAAATTGCAAAACCAAATCAAGAGCAACAACATCATAGCACCTGCACAGGCCATGCAAGACCATGTTGCTGACATCGCCGGCATGCTTAACCAGGTGGCCCATTATTGCGATGGTGAAAAGGCCCGCTTCGATAACCCGGAAAACCGCTTGCGCTTTACCCATGGCGCCCTGCCCGAGGTACTTAAACGCCACGCCGAAAACCTGGCCACTGCCACCAGTGGTGCCTTGAAGCAATTCAGCAAGATGCAGCTGCTGCTTGGTGAAGCAATTAAGGATGGCGACATCCCACGCCATCAGGCCGATACCCTGCAAACCGAGACCGGCTTTATGCTGCAGCGGCTTGAGAATCTGCACAAGCTCTGGAAAATGATGGCAAAAGAGGACAGTAAAAAAGGGGCGCCCACCGCGCGCTGGATTGAACTCCTGCCGGCCACCAAACAAGTGGACTACCTGCTTTGCGCCTCCCCCATCGAAGTGGGCTTTATGCTGGAATCCATGCTGTGGGAAAAGGCGGCTGGGGTGGTGCTTTGCAGTGCAACCTTACGGGCACTCAACCAATTTGACTATTTCGCCCATCAGGTAGGGCTTTCACTGCACGATGGCAGTCGCTATCTCGCGCTCCAATCGCCTTTCGACTTTGAAAACAATGCCACCCTGTATTTGCCCAAAATGCGCACTGAGCCAACCGACGACAATTACACCGACGAACTGGCCGAGCATATTTTAAAACTTACTGAGCATGAAATGGCCAGCCTGGTGCTGTTTGCCTCTTATTGGCAGATGGAAAAAGTCGCCGATATCCTTGGCCCCAAACTGAAAATTCCGTTGCTTATCCAGGGTAACTCGCCGCGTCAACTGCTGCTGGACAGTCATAAAAAGCGTTGTGATGAAGGCAAGCCGTCGTTGCTCTTTGGCACCGGCAGTTTCTCAGAGGGCCTCGACTTGCCCGGTGAATACCTTACCAACCTGATTGTCACCAAACTGCCCTTTGCGGTGCCCACATCACCGGTAGAGCAGGCCCATGCGGAGTACATCAAGGAAAAAGGCGGCAATCCCTTTTTGCAACTGACCATCCCGGACGCCTCACGCAAGCTCATCCAAAGCTGCGGCCGTTTGCTGCGAAAAGAGCAGGACTATGGCAGGATCACCATATTGGACAGACGCCTTGTGAGTAAAAGATATGGCAAGTCTCTGCTGGACGCCCTGCCACCCTATCGCAGGGTTATTGAATAG